A DNA window from Spirochaetota bacterium contains the following coding sequences:
- a CDS encoding MarC family protein: protein MNEFVKDLLLSFIPIFVAVDAFGVLPVYISLAGSLDHAVQKKIIVQSMITALCLALGFIFVGQAIFRFLGITVGDFMVAGGVVLFSIAIMDIVNPRQRKKIPHEEMGVVPLGTPLIAGPAVLTTTLLCVSEFGMLPTIISVIVNIAIAGIVFGGSRWLGRILGDPGSKALSKVTSLFLAAIAVMMVRKGLVFLISINH, encoded by the coding sequence ATGAATGAATTCGTAAAAGACCTGTTACTTTCTTTTATTCCGATCTTCGTGGCAGTGGACGCGTTCGGCGTGCTTCCCGTGTACATATCGCTGGCCGGCTCCCTTGACCACGCGGTGCAGAAAAAAATAATCGTCCAGTCGATGATCACGGCCCTCTGCCTCGCGCTCGGATTCATCTTCGTGGGACAGGCAATTTTCAGGTTCCTGGGGATCACGGTGGGGGATTTCATGGTCGCGGGGGGCGTGGTGCTTTTCAGCATCGCGATCATGGACATCGTGAATCCCCGGCAGAGGAAGAAAATCCCGCACGAGGAAATGGGTGTCGTTCCGCTGGGAACGCCCCTGATCGCGGGGCCGGCGGTGCTCACCACCACGCTCCTGTGCGTAAGCGAGTTCGGGATGCTGCCGACGATCATATCGGTCATCGTGAACATCGCGATCGCGGGAATCGTGTTCGGGGGGAGCCGCTGGCTCGGACGCATACTGGGAGATCCGGGTTCGAAGGCCCTTTCGAAGGTGACGAGCCTTTTCCTCGCCGCGATCGCCGTCATGATGGTGCGCAAGGGCCTCGTATTCCTGATTTCCATTAATCACTGA
- a CDS encoding MFS transporter — translation MEFAESDINRKSLRFSFLDGVFASVMIGITQDYFTPFLLFLGGTSFQVGLLSAFPNMVASLAQLRTAEFIRMLRSRKRTITSFVFLQALMIGAIAFVALGGWSSVTIFISLAVLFTTFGAIATPAWGSLMSDIVAGDRRGAYFGWRNSLLGCIVVMASFGAGILLHWIEPGRLREGFFALFAAACVTRVASWYFLTRMHDPEPAHHRGARFDPLTFFEKLRSSNFARFVMFVSLMSFSVSMAAPFFAVLMIRDLRFNYLEYSVITATAPLVMYLMMGRWGRLADRIGNVRVLKFTAPIIAGVPLLWIAGRHPVYLFFAQVISGFAWSGFQLAASNFIFDAVAPDRRVKYISYFNVLNGVLLSLGALLGGSLLSWLPGLLGLPILTLFAISSGLRIVVSTALPVGLKEVRAVDAIRGNELIFSLIGMRPMGIERKNNGGKGQGG, via the coding sequence TTGGAATTTGCCGAATCGGATATAAACAGAAAGAGCCTTCGCTTTTCATTCCTTGACGGGGTCTTCGCGAGCGTGATGATCGGCATCACGCAGGATTACTTCACGCCGTTCCTCCTTTTTCTCGGTGGAACCTCCTTCCAGGTGGGGCTTCTCTCCGCGTTTCCCAACATGGTCGCCTCGCTTGCACAGCTCCGGACCGCCGAATTCATACGTATGCTTCGTTCCCGGAAGAGAACCATCACCTCCTTCGTGTTCTTACAGGCGCTCATGATCGGCGCCATCGCGTTCGTCGCACTGGGGGGCTGGAGCTCGGTGACGATCTTCATCTCGCTCGCGGTACTGTTCACCACGTTCGGCGCGATCGCGACCCCGGCATGGGGAAGCCTCATGTCGGATATAGTCGCGGGGGACCGCCGGGGGGCCTATTTCGGATGGAGGAACAGCCTGCTCGGTTGCATCGTCGTGATGGCGTCGTTCGGGGCGGGAATCCTTCTCCACTGGATCGAGCCCGGCCGGCTGCGGGAGGGTTTCTTCGCGCTGTTCGCGGCGGCGTGCGTCACGCGGGTGGCGTCGTGGTATTTTCTCACCCGCATGCACGATCCGGAACCGGCCCACCACCGGGGGGCGCGGTTCGACCCGTTGACATTTTTCGAGAAGCTGCGCTCCAGCAATTTCGCCCGCTTCGTGATGTTCGTGTCGCTCATGAGCTTTTCGGTGTCCATGGCCGCGCCGTTTTTCGCGGTGCTCATGATACGCGACCTCCGCTTCAACTACCTTGAGTACTCGGTGATCACCGCGACCGCGCCGCTCGTCATGTACCTCATGATGGGAAGGTGGGGAAGGCTCGCCGACAGGATCGGCAACGTGCGGGTGCTCAAGTTCACGGCGCCCATCATCGCCGGGGTGCCGCTCCTCTGGATCGCGGGGAGGCACCCGGTGTACCTCTTCTTCGCGCAGGTGATCTCGGGCTTCGCGTGGTCGGGCTTCCAGCTCGCTGCGTCGAATTTCATCTTCGACGCGGTGGCCCCCGACAGGCGCGTGAAATATATTTCCTATTTCAACGTGCTGAACGGCGTGCTCCTGAGCCTGGGAGCCCTCCTGGGCGGCTCGTTGCTTTCGTGGCTCCCGGGCCTCCTGGGCCTTCCCATCCTGACGCTCTTCGCGATTTCCTCGGGGCTCAGGATCGTGGTTTCCACGGCGCTTCCCGTGGGGCTTAAGGAGGTGCGCGCCGTGGACGCGATCCGCGGCAACGAGCTTATCTTCAGTCTTATCGGTATGAGGCCTATGGGGATCGAGCGAAAGAACAACGGCGGAAAAGGGCAGGGGGGCTGA
- a CDS encoding efflux RND transporter permease subunit — protein sequence MPGNVIPRARRIAPLMLCAALIMGGSISALRLPVGLLPERVRDSLTIAVRYPGQPPWRVERVITRPVEEAICAVGGIVELLSSSREGEAKIYVRFARGAPMKNKTLELRERIDPVRARFPREVEEPEIYGSAGAARPFMVLSLAGGDPAGLRDLAENRIKKRIERVEGVSEIAVGGGVRREIEVAVRGDRLVSHGLRIEQVMERIQGDNRTMPLGRTGVRTGYTVSTDGRFRSLADLRALPLFATAHGSPVLLGDIARVRMRDTIPEEIASRGGKETVSIYVFKSGTGAPLAVSRALAAIACEESGVIRVSVDYDEAERVMNAMARFGCGLAAGLGAAMLVIVLSAGGVRAGAGALARAGVSAMPALLFMFARGIGLNLVSLLALVTGVVLALAEAILFMHVARGRRAGDGPGPACARDAAYRMGAAFSIPVIAACLGILITGGGPDGMFGDFAVVLLIARVSSIPLMRFIPGRTGSAGSPVLEPAAVGNLFRTIERTAESRLPASLVRRGQSFRERFASIAPTRLASACALLLVAGAVLIAPTMYGGPAGPDADDELQCAIELPEGTTLDDTARAVARAERAILESGLVRDNRARISASHADLTIQPAEGADPFDTRERLRALMRLQPGIQAFFDDGSGTGGIDIEVRGRELTAIRACAHALAEKIAILPQAADAVLRFREGRPELQVIIDTRKAHACGIPPGDATHAVRCALYGPVAAKFLDRGEVDIRCRQDGPDIPSFDDVERLRIVREDGKAVPLAEIADFRVGTGVTTIWRRDKERFETVTAMPRSGESGALERAVDGILRGEKMPSGITATRAERGGDIGSGGRGALWMAGSVFLLIFMACAAVFESPRIALRVCAGSAVACACGLWTLKLCGCPLGAPGIAGLAVSAGIAAGGLCAREFIPGGGSRRAMIPALMTVAICALTLAVTGVPVVAEFALAALGTIAGAAVSGGLVLIHNLSIDRGVPICSPLPHEARAFSPENMHE from the coding sequence ATGCCGGGTAACGTTATACCGCGTGCGCGGCGAATAGCGCCCCTCATGCTCTGCGCGGCGCTCATCATGGGCGGGTCGATATCGGCCCTGCGCCTTCCTGTGGGACTCCTGCCGGAACGCGTGCGCGACTCCCTCACCATCGCGGTGCGCTACCCGGGCCAGCCCCCCTGGCGCGTCGAGCGGGTGATCACGCGGCCCGTGGAGGAGGCGATCTGCGCGGTGGGAGGGATCGTCGAGCTCCTCTCGTCGTCCCGCGAGGGAGAGGCGAAGATATACGTGCGCTTCGCGCGCGGCGCGCCCATGAAAAACAAGACGCTCGAGCTGCGCGAGCGGATCGACCCCGTGCGCGCCCGCTTCCCCCGTGAAGTCGAGGAGCCCGAGATATACGGCAGCGCCGGCGCGGCGCGCCCCTTCATGGTGCTCTCCCTTGCCGGGGGCGATCCCGCCGGGCTCAGGGATCTCGCCGAAAACCGGATCAAAAAAAGAATCGAGCGTGTCGAGGGGGTGTCCGAGATCGCCGTAGGCGGAGGGGTGCGCAGGGAAATCGAGGTCGCGGTGCGCGGGGATCGCCTCGTATCGCACGGCCTTCGGATCGAGCAGGTCATGGAACGAATCCAGGGCGACAACCGTACGATGCCGCTCGGCCGGACGGGGGTCCGCACAGGGTATACGGTATCGACGGACGGAAGGTTTCGCTCGCTCGCCGACTTGCGCGCGCTTCCACTGTTCGCGACGGCGCACGGATCGCCGGTTCTGCTGGGCGACATCGCGCGCGTGCGCATGCGGGATACGATTCCGGAGGAGATCGCCAGCCGCGGGGGAAAAGAAACAGTATCGATATATGTGTTCAAATCGGGAACCGGGGCGCCCCTCGCTGTGTCGCGTGCGCTCGCTGCAATAGCGTGCGAAGAAAGCGGCGTAATCAGGGTCAGCGTGGACTATGACGAGGCGGAGCGCGTGATGAACGCAATGGCGCGTTTCGGATGCGGTCTTGCCGCGGGACTTGGCGCAGCGATGCTCGTAATCGTCCTATCGGCCGGGGGCGTGCGCGCCGGGGCGGGGGCGCTCGCGCGAGCGGGCGTGTCGGCCATGCCCGCGCTCCTGTTCATGTTCGCGCGGGGAATCGGCCTGAACCTTGTCTCGCTCCTGGCGCTTGTGACGGGCGTGGTCCTTGCGCTGGCGGAAGCGATTCTTTTCATGCACGTTGCCCGGGGCCGGCGCGCGGGGGACGGCCCGGGACCCGCATGCGCCAGGGACGCCGCATACAGGATGGGCGCGGCGTTTTCGATCCCGGTGATCGCGGCGTGTCTTGGCATACTCATCACCGGCGGCGGACCGGACGGCATGTTCGGGGATTTCGCCGTCGTGCTCCTGATAGCGCGCGTGTCCTCGATTCCGTTGATGCGTTTCATTCCCGGGCGGACCGGCAGCGCGGGGAGTCCGGTTTTGGAACCCGCTGCCGTTGGAAATTTATTTCGTACGATCGAAAGGACGGCGGAATCGCGCCTTCCTGCATCGCTGGTGCGCAGAGGGCAGAGCTTCCGTGAAAGGTTCGCTTCGATCGCCCCCACGCGGCTCGCGAGCGCCTGTGCGCTCCTCCTGGTTGCCGGCGCGGTCCTGATCGCGCCCACGATGTACGGGGGGCCGGCCGGTCCCGATGCGGACGATGAGCTGCAGTGCGCGATCGAGCTCCCGGAAGGGACCACGCTCGATGACACCGCGCGCGCGGTCGCGAGGGCGGAACGGGCGATCCTCGAAAGCGGACTTGTCCGGGACAACCGTGCGCGCATCAGCGCGTCCCACGCGGACCTCACCATTCAGCCGGCCGAGGGCGCCGATCCTTTCGATACCAGGGAGAGGCTCCGGGCGCTGATGCGCCTGCAGCCGGGAATCCAGGCCTTCTTCGACGACGGTTCCGGTACGGGGGGGATCGATATCGAGGTCCGGGGGAGGGAGCTTACGGCTATCCGCGCCTGTGCGCACGCGCTTGCGGAAAAAATCGCCATCCTCCCCCAGGCCGCTGATGCGGTGCTCCGCTTCCGCGAGGGAAGGCCGGAGCTCCAGGTGATCATCGACACCCGCAAGGCGCATGCATGCGGCATCCCGCCGGGAGACGCGACCCACGCGGTCCGGTGCGCCCTGTACGGGCCCGTGGCGGCGAAATTTCTGGACCGGGGCGAGGTCGATATCCGCTGCAGGCAGGACGGTCCCGATATCCCCTCGTTCGACGACGTGGAAAGGCTGCGAATCGTCAGGGAGGACGGGAAGGCCGTTCCCCTCGCCGAGATCGCGGATTTCCGGGTCGGGACCGGTGTGACCACAATCTGGCGGCGCGACAAGGAGCGCTTCGAGACCGTAACCGCGATGCCGCGCAGCGGAGAATCAGGGGCGCTGGAACGCGCCGTCGACGGAATCCTGCGCGGGGAGAAAATGCCGTCGGGAATCACGGCGACGCGTGCCGAACGGGGAGGGGATATCGGCTCCGGCGGCCGGGGGGCGCTTTGGATGGCGGGAAGCGTATTTCTGCTCATATTCATGGCGTGCGCCGCAGTGTTTGAATCGCCCCGGATCGCTTTGCGCGTATGCGCGGGTAGCGCGGTCGCCTGCGCGTGCGGCCTCTGGACGCTCAAGCTCTGCGGCTGCCCGCTCGGTGCTCCCGGGATCGCGGGGCTCGCCGTATCGGCCGGGATCGCGGCGGGGGGACTCTGCGCCCGGGAATTTATCCCGGGCGGGGGAAGCCGGCGAGCGATGATTCCTGCCCTCATGACGGTCGCGATCTGCGCACTCACCCTGGCCGTCACCGGCGTACCCGTGGTTGCCGAGTTCGCCCTCGCAGCGCTGGGGACCATTGCCGGGGCCGCGGTATCAGGAGGGCTTGTGCTGATACACAATTTATCAATTGACAGGGGCGTGCCTATCTGCTCCCCTTTGCCGCACGAGGCACGAGCTTTTTCCCCTGAGAACATGCATGAATGA
- a CDS encoding efflux RND transporter permease subunit, producing the protein MEDYTGKKCAGRTRGRRDRHPSLQAGGGTLLPAPRTGLARGSPRRRGEFPPRGFYRLLQQLNMHIQEFFVRRPITVIMISLAAMLFGAIALSGMELELLPSMRRPEISVITLYRGAPPAEIETLVSRPIEEALSSVPGVKRVRSESIEGASMVVAAFEWGTDLDFAAMRVREKADLVKGALPEDAEKSVIARFDPDSLPVMGIAVTAQGGSLDGLREEVEQHVKPRFERIDGVGNARISGGKTREIQVQVDGARLFAHKLSIFEVAEKVRLSNQNFPAGTARRGAREYLVRALGEFREARDIGNVLVRSDEKGRPVYVRDVAKVEDGFRESTSFSCFDGRESLAISLVKEAGRNTVAVCAEARRIVDELNERYRGRMELSVSYDSSVYIRSAVNNVVCSAVLGALITFALVFVFLGQLRVSFIIIAVMPVSVMATLFLMYLKGVSLNMMSLGGLALGIGEVLDKGIVVADAIEARRTAGDSVAQACVRGAGEIAGAQLASTLTSVVVFAPIIFLRGIAGEVFGDLAFTVAASLLVSYCASVSMVPALYAVTERSMGGIVNKKSAGADSRFGLQRILARADTLLGRLDGIYAAYIGSNLERFGKCLAVSMGSVCVGALVFYSIDYSLLPATDSGVLTLRVTGRKGAPLEETREHMLKLDAAAAAKPYTAHRLADVGFNPAEVAEYFGRERNRSTGELLVTLRDDRSLETREAVADLARAIELPGGAKLEACTDEREFSGLMGMTGGGLALDVTGDDFTALERGADEVIARMRGEHALANPRAVSERETPEVRVSFDRVRLAAFGITMSQAAEQVRASVMGEHAGALYQGDTQADITVRLREADRREVRDLPRINLRAREEIVPLEAVASAAVHRGFDRIVRKNQRRCITVAAEAAPGASVSSAGEALARAAARATLPAGVSAEIPPETGEIRASLDELFGSLALSVLLIYMILAAQMESLARPLLVMLSVPLAVSGVALALFVTGNSVNIISVIGMVMLSGTVVSGAILLLEYITIYRESGVPAREAAVRACRERLRPILMTALTTILGLAPLALGVDRGSEMQSPLAVTMIGGMLASTALTLAAVPVFHYKFFRDGP; encoded by the coding sequence ATGGAAGATTATACCGGTAAAAAGTGCGCCGGCCGCACCCGTGGACGACGCGATCGACATCCATCTCTACAGGCTGGAGGCGGGACATTACTACCGGCTCCGCGTACGGGGCTCGCGCGAGGGAGTCCGCGACGGCGCGGGGAATTTCCTCCGCGCGGATTTTACCGTCTACTTCAACAGCTGAACATGCATATCCAGGAATTTTTCGTCCGCAGGCCGATTACGGTGATCATGATTTCGCTCGCCGCGATGCTTTTCGGCGCGATCGCGCTCTCCGGCATGGAACTGGAACTCCTGCCCTCCATGCGCCGGCCCGAGATATCCGTCATCACCCTGTACCGCGGTGCCCCGCCGGCGGAAATCGAGACGCTGGTTTCCAGGCCCATCGAGGAGGCGCTCTCGAGCGTGCCGGGCGTGAAGCGCGTCAGGTCCGAGTCGATCGAGGGGGCGAGCATGGTCGTCGCCGCGTTCGAGTGGGGGACGGACCTGGACTTCGCGGCGATGCGCGTGCGCGAGAAGGCGGACCTCGTGAAGGGGGCGCTTCCGGAGGACGCGGAAAAATCCGTGATCGCCCGCTTCGATCCGGACTCGCTTCCCGTCATGGGGATCGCCGTCACCGCGCAGGGGGGCTCCCTGGACGGCCTGCGCGAGGAGGTGGAACAGCACGTGAAGCCCCGGTTCGAGCGTATCGACGGCGTGGGCAACGCGCGGATAAGCGGGGGGAAAACGAGGGAGATCCAGGTGCAGGTGGACGGCGCGCGCCTCTTCGCGCATAAGCTCTCGATCTTCGAGGTCGCGGAAAAGGTGCGGCTTTCGAACCAGAATTTTCCCGCCGGGACCGCGCGGCGCGGGGCGCGCGAATACCTGGTGCGCGCCCTGGGCGAGTTCAGGGAGGCGCGCGATATCGGGAACGTGCTCGTGCGATCGGACGAAAAGGGAAGGCCCGTGTACGTGAGGGACGTCGCGAAGGTTGAGGACGGGTTCAGGGAGAGCACGAGCTTCTCCTGTTTCGACGGCCGGGAAAGCCTCGCGATCTCGCTCGTGAAGGAGGCCGGGAGGAACACGGTCGCCGTCTGCGCGGAGGCGCGCCGAATCGTGGATGAGCTGAACGAGCGCTATCGCGGACGGATGGAGCTATCCGTGAGCTACGATTCGTCGGTCTATATCAGGAGTGCGGTCAACAACGTGGTGTGTTCGGCCGTGCTGGGCGCGCTCATCACCTTCGCGCTCGTCTTCGTGTTCCTGGGACAGCTTCGCGTCTCGTTCATCATCATCGCGGTCATGCCGGTGTCGGTGATGGCGACGCTCTTCCTCATGTACCTCAAGGGCGTGTCCCTGAATATGATGTCCCTGGGCGGGCTCGCGCTCGGAATAGGCGAGGTGCTGGACAAGGGCATCGTGGTGGCGGACGCGATCGAGGCGCGCAGGACGGCGGGCGATTCCGTCGCACAGGCGTGCGTGCGCGGCGCCGGGGAGATCGCGGGCGCGCAGCTCGCGTCAACGCTCACGAGCGTGGTGGTGTTCGCCCCCATCATCTTCCTGCGCGGCATCGCCGGCGAGGTGTTCGGCGATCTTGCATTTACGGTGGCGGCGTCGCTCCTCGTTTCGTACTGCGCATCGGTGAGCATGGTGCCCGCGCTCTACGCGGTTACGGAGCGGTCGATGGGGGGCATCGTAAATAAAAAAAGCGCGGGCGCCGATTCGCGATTCGGCCTTCAAAGGATTTTAGCGCGCGCAGACACGCTGCTTGGGCGTCTCGATGGAATATACGCCGCGTATATAGGAAGCAACCTCGAACGCTTCGGGAAATGCCTGGCGGTGTCGATGGGTTCCGTGTGTGTCGGCGCCCTAGTCTTTTATTCCATAGATTACTCCCTCCTTCCCGCGACCGATAGCGGGGTCCTTACCCTAAGGGTGACCGGGCGCAAGGGAGCGCCCTTGGAGGAAACGCGCGAACACATGCTGAAACTCGACGCGGCCGCCGCGGCGAAACCCTACACCGCGCACCGCCTTGCGGACGTGGGATTCAACCCGGCCGAGGTCGCGGAATATTTCGGTAGGGAGCGGAACCGCTCGACGGGCGAGCTCCTCGTGACGCTGCGCGATGACCGGTCGCTCGAAACGCGGGAGGCCGTCGCGGACCTGGCGCGCGCGATCGAACTGCCCGGCGGCGCGAAGCTCGAGGCCTGTACCGACGAGCGCGAATTTTCCGGTTTAATGGGAATGACCGGGGGCGGGCTCGCACTGGACGTGACCGGGGACGATTTCACCGCGCTGGAGCGCGGTGCCGATGAAGTGATCGCCCGCATGCGCGGCGAGCATGCGCTCGCCAACCCGCGCGCCGTTTCCGAGCGCGAGACGCCCGAGGTCAGGGTGAGCTTCGACCGCGTGCGCCTCGCGGCGTTCGGGATCACCATGTCCCAGGCGGCCGAACAGGTGCGCGCCTCGGTCATGGGCGAACACGCGGGGGCCCTGTACCAGGGCGATACGCAGGCCGATATCACCGTGCGCCTGCGCGAAGCGGACCGGCGGGAGGTGAGGGACCTTCCGCGAATCAACCTGCGCGCCCGGGAGGAGATCGTTCCCCTCGAGGCCGTCGCATCGGCGGCCGTTCACCGCGGCTTCGACAGGATCGTGCGGAAAAACCAGCGGCGCTGCATCACCGTCGCCGCGGAGGCCGCGCCGGGCGCGAGCGTCTCCTCCGCGGGGGAGGCGCTCGCGCGCGCGGCCGCGCGCGCGACCCTTCCGGCGGGCGTGAGCGCGGAAATCCCGCCCGAGACGGGGGAGATCCGCGCGTCGCTCGACGAGCTTTTCGGCTCGCTCGCGCTCTCGGTGCTTCTCATCTACATGATCCTCGCCGCGCAGATGGAATCGCTCGCGCGTCCCCTTCTCGTCATGCTGTCGGTGCCCCTCGCGGTGTCGGGCGTCGCGCTCGCGCTTTTCGTCACGGGCAACTCCGTGAACATCATCTCGGTAATCGGGATGGTGATGCTCTCGGGCACGGTCGTGAGCGGCGCGATCCTCCTGCTCGAGTATATCACCATTTACCGCGAATCGGGCGTCCCCGCGCGCGAGGCCGCGGTACGCGCGTGCCGGGAGAGGCTTCGCCCTATACTCATGACCGCGCTCACCACGATCCTGGGGCTCGCGCCGCTCGCCCTGGGCGTCGACCGGGGCTCCGAGATGCAGTCGCCGCTCGCGGTCACGATGATCGGCGGGATGCTCGCCTCGACGGCGCTCACCCTGGCCGCGGTACCCGTGTTCCACTATAAATTTTTCCGGGACGGGCCCTGA
- a CDS encoding efflux RND transporter periplasmic adaptor subunit — translation MEISIMGIMKVHRRKVALVLLVAGVCGATAVCFREEVRVYLGNGAGPRDGVSAPEIEIIKAERKDVTLEIELLGTVSYRDKASVSSRITGRVEEIFAEQGDRVEKGQELARIELLPLELELKSATAELKSSEAALRLAREKEERAAREVERHLRAISRARVDLNDKFVSWKNADSVVRKKGELFRAGAVTEMELDALKAGWTTAQAKYLAAKKEYEILSVGYRDEDVRKAGYEIPGDERARTALLTKLNTRLEAAETDAAQSAMNRAETGVEIISVHINEAHIRAPIAGVVAVRAVEKGERVRDDTPLFVVMNLAETYVIAGVGEKEAGKITKGLEARFTVDALPGEKFRGEVRLVSPVLDAGSRTVEVRLLADNARGMLKPGMFARVTVAAERARDVLLLPREALGDMRDGACEAYLFREGSLHRVTVKTGREFGDEIEVLSGVDEGDLVARGGSRRYSDGMKARVAREG, via the coding sequence ATGGAAATATCCATTATGGGGATTATGAAGGTGCATCGGCGGAAGGTCGCGCTCGTGCTCTTGGTTGCGGGCGTGTGCGGCGCAACGGCCGTGTGTTTCCGCGAGGAGGTGCGCGTGTACCTGGGGAACGGCGCCGGACCGCGCGATGGCGTATCAGCGCCCGAAATCGAGATTATCAAAGCAGAACGCAAGGATGTGACGCTGGAGATCGAGCTCCTGGGGACGGTGAGTTACCGCGACAAGGCGAGCGTCTCTTCCAGGATCACGGGTCGTGTAGAGGAAATTTTCGCCGAGCAGGGGGACCGGGTCGAGAAGGGACAGGAGCTTGCGCGCATTGAGCTGCTGCCGCTCGAGCTGGAGCTCAAGAGCGCGACGGCGGAGCTGAAATCGTCGGAGGCGGCCTTGCGTCTCGCGCGGGAAAAGGAGGAGCGTGCGGCGCGCGAGGTGGAACGGCATCTCCGGGCGATCAGTCGCGCGCGGGTCGACCTGAACGACAAGTTCGTGAGCTGGAAAAACGCGGACTCCGTCGTCAGGAAGAAAGGGGAGCTCTTCCGCGCGGGAGCCGTTACCGAAATGGAGCTCGATGCGCTCAAGGCGGGATGGACCACCGCCCAGGCGAAGTACCTCGCGGCGAAAAAGGAATACGAAATTCTTTCCGTAGGATACCGGGACGAGGATGTCCGGAAGGCGGGATACGAGATCCCGGGAGACGAGCGCGCGAGGACCGCGCTGCTTACAAAGCTCAACACGCGGCTCGAGGCCGCCGAGACGGACGCGGCGCAGAGCGCGATGAACCGCGCCGAAACCGGGGTGGAGATAATCTCCGTCCATATAAACGAGGCGCATATCCGCGCCCCCATCGCGGGCGTCGTGGCGGTGCGCGCCGTCGAAAAGGGGGAACGGGTGAGGGACGATACGCCGCTGTTTGTCGTCATGAACCTTGCGGAGACGTATGTCATCGCCGGCGTGGGGGAGAAAGAGGCGGGTAAGATAACGAAGGGACTGGAAGCGCGATTTACCGTGGACGCCCTTCCCGGGGAAAAATTCCGCGGGGAGGTCAGGCTGGTGAGCCCGGTTCTGGACGCGGGTTCGCGCACCGTCGAGGTGCGCCTGCTCGCGGACAATGCGCGCGGCATGCTCAAGCCCGGCATGTTCGCCCGGGTGACGGTCGCGGCCGAGCGGGCCCGGGACGTGCTCCTGCTTCCCCGCGAGGCGTTAGGCGACATGCGTGACGGAGCCTGCGAGGCGTACCTGTTCCGGGAGGGCTCGCTTCACCGGGTCACGGTGAAAACGGGAAGGGAGTTCGGCGACGAGATCGAGGTGCTCTCGGGGGTAGACGAGGGCGACCTCGTGGCGCGCGGCGGAAGCCGGCGCTATTCGGACGGTATGAAGGCGCGCGTCGCGAGGGAGGGATGA